A part of Acidisarcina sp. genomic DNA contains:
- a CDS encoding DUF3536 domain-containing protein produces the protein MNSAETRYICTHGHFYQPPRENAWLETVEIQDGAAPYHDWNDRITAECYAVNGASRIINGRKQIIRILNNYSRISFDFGPTLLSWLEENAPRTYRMILEGDRLSQGRFGGHGSAMAQVYNHAILPLASRQDKQTQIRWGIADFEKRFQRKPEGMWLAETAADSETLELLAEHGILFTVLAPHQCARVRPLAMEDEEIGEAEEAEWTETPHATVDTTMPYLVRFPSGRSLAVFFYDGPRSRAIAFEGLLNSGEAFAARLMEGFAEDATGPQLVHVATDGESYGHHHRHGEMALSYALKSIEDQQWAKLTNYGEYLTIAPPTYEAQIVENTSWSCSHGVERWRSDCGCNGGHPGWNQKWRKPLREALDALRDAVIAPTRQLGDRLFEDVWAARDAYIDVILDRSRASVERFFARYGRARLSESDRITALKLMEIQRQAQLMYTSCGWFFDDISGIETVQVISYASRMIQLASEIFPETGALLETEFLLRLREAKSNDPKEGDGFEIYRRRVKKMQVDLEKVGAHYAISSVFDTYPEDTQLFCYKIHRQAYEVLTSGHGRVVVGRARVTSRITCEWKDLSFAVLHFGDQNISAGVRRYTGEAEEYARLLESVQTAALHADLPQVVRIVDRYFGTAGYSLTSLFTDEQRRILQLILNSTLREVENSLCTIYEAHASLLHFLSESGLPKPPALSLAAGFAINAGLRNALESDPIDAIQMRSLLGQAAADVVTLDTNLLSYLADQRMKRAMVQLHAKPMDTTALNNAVVIARALRVLPFELNLWQAQNIWHDTLMISRAEVATLAPIDRELWTASFHELGTLLDISVDELVVEEEMPENGDENGGSRAQVTAK, from the coding sequence ATGAACTCTGCAGAAACGCGCTACATCTGCACGCACGGCCATTTTTATCAGCCGCCGCGGGAGAATGCCTGGCTGGAGACGGTCGAGATCCAGGATGGCGCCGCGCCATACCACGACTGGAATGACCGCATCACCGCCGAATGTTATGCGGTGAATGGGGCCTCGCGCATCATCAACGGCAGGAAACAGATCATCCGCATTCTGAACAACTACTCCCGGATCAGCTTTGATTTCGGGCCCACGCTGCTGTCGTGGCTGGAGGAGAATGCGCCCCGAACCTACCGCATGATTCTCGAGGGGGACCGATTGAGTCAGGGCCGCTTCGGCGGCCACGGCTCGGCGATGGCGCAGGTATACAACCACGCGATCCTGCCGCTGGCTTCCAGGCAGGACAAGCAGACCCAGATCCGCTGGGGAATCGCGGACTTCGAAAAACGCTTCCAGCGCAAGCCGGAGGGCATGTGGCTGGCGGAGACGGCAGCGGACTCCGAGACGCTGGAATTATTGGCCGAGCATGGCATCCTGTTCACCGTTCTGGCGCCGCACCAGTGTGCGCGGGTCCGGCCGCTGGCAATGGAAGACGAGGAGATCGGCGAGGCGGAAGAGGCTGAGTGGACGGAGACCCCTCACGCAACGGTCGACACGACCATGCCCTACCTGGTGCGCTTCCCCAGCGGCCGCAGCCTCGCGGTGTTTTTCTACGACGGGCCGCGATCCCGGGCGATTGCCTTTGAAGGATTACTGAACAGCGGAGAGGCCTTTGCGGCACGGCTGATGGAGGGCTTCGCTGAAGATGCCACTGGTCCTCAACTGGTGCATGTAGCTACCGATGGCGAGAGCTATGGGCACCACCATCGCCATGGGGAGATGGCCCTCTCGTATGCGCTGAAGTCGATTGAGGATCAGCAGTGGGCGAAGCTGACCAACTATGGGGAGTACCTGACCATTGCGCCGCCGACGTATGAGGCGCAGATCGTGGAAAACACAAGCTGGAGCTGCTCCCACGGTGTCGAGCGCTGGCGCTCCGACTGCGGCTGCAATGGCGGCCACCCGGGGTGGAACCAGAAGTGGCGCAAGCCGCTGCGAGAGGCGCTGGACGCGCTGCGCGATGCGGTGATTGCGCCAACCCGGCAGTTGGGCGACCGCCTGTTCGAGGATGTCTGGGCGGCACGGGATGCGTATATTGATGTGATTCTCGATCGCAGCCGAGCCTCTGTGGAGCGATTTTTTGCGCGGTATGGCAGGGCGCGCCTCTCGGAAAGCGATCGCATAACCGCTCTGAAGCTGATGGAGATTCAGCGGCAGGCGCAGCTGATGTATACCAGCTGCGGATGGTTCTTCGATGACATCTCCGGCATTGAGACGGTGCAGGTCATCTCCTATGCGAGCCGGATGATTCAGTTGGCCAGCGAGATCTTTCCCGAGACAGGGGCGCTGCTGGAGACGGAATTCCTGCTCCGTCTGCGGGAGGCGAAGAGCAACGATCCCAAGGAAGGCGATGGATTCGAGATCTACCGGCGCAGAGTGAAGAAGATGCAGGTAGACCTGGAGAAAGTGGGCGCCCACTACGCCATCAGTTCGGTGTTCGACACCTACCCGGAAGATACGCAGCTGTTTTGTTACAAGATTCACCGCCAGGCCTACGAGGTCCTTACCTCCGGCCATGGCCGGGTGGTGGTGGGCCGGGCGCGAGTGACGTCAAGGATCACCTGCGAGTGGAAGGATCTTTCCTTTGCCGTGCTCCACTTTGGCGACCAGAACATCAGCGCGGGAGTCAGGCGCTACACAGGGGAAGCCGAAGAGTACGCGCGGCTTCTCGAAAGCGTGCAAACAGCAGCGTTGCATGCAGATTTGCCCCAGGTGGTGCGGATCGTCGACCGCTACTTCGGCACCGCGGGCTATTCGCTGACCTCGCTGTTTACCGACGAGCAGAGACGCATTCTGCAACTGATTCTGAACTCCACCCTGCGGGAGGTAGAGAACAGTCTTTGCACGATCTACGAGGCGCATGCCTCGCTGTTGCACTTCCTGAGCGAAAGCGGCTTGCCGAAGCCCCCGGCACTCAGCCTGGCAGCAGGGTTTGCCATCAATGCAGGACTGCGGAACGCTCTGGAGAGCGATCCGATCGATGCGATCCAGATGCGCTCGCTGCTGGGCCAGGCAGCCGCCGATGTGGTGACGCTCGATACCAACCTCCTGAGCTATCTTGCCGATCAACGCATGAAGCGCGCCATGGTGCAGTTGCACGCCAAACCGATGGATACGACCGCGCTCAATAACGCGGTGGTCATCGCCCGTGCGCTGCGGGTGTTGCCGTTTGAACTGAACCTATGGCAGGCGCAGAACATCTGGCATGACACTCTGATGATCTCCCGCGCAGAGGTTGCGACTCTGGCTCCGATCGACCGGGAGCTGTGGACCGCGAGCTTTCACGAGTTGGGAACCCTGCTCGACATCTCCGTGGACGAGCTGGTGGTGGAGGAAGAGATGCCGGAGAATGGGGACGAGAATGGGGGAAGCCGGGCTCAGGTCACGGCGAAGTAG
- a CDS encoding ABC transporter permease produces MKLSDSREAVRMALETLRTNKLRSGLTILGIVIGVTTVIAISSVINGLNNNIQTLVNSIGTNIIWVFHMPVIGVRPTTEQLSRKKLTIEDAEAMKALPHVVAVDPSKTYQDFRFNLGSVSLKYGKKKLQHTILFGTTAAVSDVNDLVLTAGRMYNADENVRRANVVVLGHDAAEEIFDREDPLGKEVNIDGELFTVIGVLDKQKRAFGTGKNPNDNSAYMPVSSFNKLHPEIKDVWISVKYDDPANKALVQDELRELLRRRRKIRVEQADNFEVFSPDAITRLWTQITSGLFGFMIAVSSVGLMVGGVGVMNIMLVSVTERTREIGVRKAIGATKKNVLLQFTLEAITLCAVGGVLGVVAGAIITFIVRMAIASLPASMSGVWALIGFSVSCAIGLLFGIYPAWKAASLDPIEALRYE; encoded by the coding sequence ATGAAGCTGAGTGACTCCAGGGAAGCCGTCCGTATGGCGCTTGAGACCTTGCGTACCAACAAGCTGCGCTCCGGGCTCACCATCCTCGGCATCGTCATCGGAGTCACCACCGTCATTGCGATCTCCTCGGTCATCAATGGTCTCAACAACAATATTCAAACGCTGGTCAACTCGATTGGCACGAACATTATCTGGGTCTTCCACATGCCGGTGATCGGCGTGCGCCCTACCACCGAACAGCTCAGCCGCAAGAAGCTCACGATCGAGGATGCCGAGGCCATGAAGGCTCTGCCCCACGTCGTGGCTGTTGATCCCAGCAAGACGTATCAGGATTTCCGCTTCAACCTGGGTAGCGTCAGCCTGAAATATGGGAAGAAGAAGCTCCAGCACACCATTCTCTTTGGCACTACGGCGGCAGTTTCCGACGTCAATGATCTTGTCCTGACCGCTGGCCGCATGTACAACGCAGATGAAAATGTGCGGCGAGCCAACGTCGTCGTGCTCGGCCACGATGCGGCAGAGGAGATCTTCGACCGCGAAGATCCGCTGGGCAAGGAAGTGAATATCGACGGCGAACTCTTCACCGTCATCGGCGTGCTCGACAAGCAGAAGCGAGCCTTCGGCACGGGCAAGAATCCCAACGACAACAGCGCCTATATGCCCGTCTCCTCCTTCAATAAACTGCATCCTGAAATCAAGGACGTCTGGATCAGCGTCAAGTACGACGATCCGGCAAACAAGGCCCTCGTCCAGGATGAGCTCCGCGAGCTTCTCCGGCGCCGGCGCAAGATCCGCGTCGAGCAGGCGGATAACTTTGAGGTCTTCAGTCCCGACGCAATCACCCGCCTGTGGACGCAGATCACCAGCGGCCTCTTCGGATTCATGATCGCCGTCTCCAGCGTCGGCCTGATGGTTGGCGGCGTCGGCGTGATGAACATCATGCTGGTCTCCGTCACCGAGCGCACCCGCGAGATCGGTGTCCGCAAAGCCATCGGAGCCACCAAGAAAAATGTTCTGCTCCAGTTCACGCTGGAGGCGATAACCCTCTGTGCCGTGGGTGGCGTCCTCGGTGTCGTGGCCGGAGCCATCATCACCTTCATTGTCCGCATGGCTATAGCCTCGCTTCCCGCATCCATGTCCGGGGTGTGGGCGTTGATCGGTTTTTCGGTCTCCTGCGCGATCGGCCTGCTCTTCGGCATCTACCCGGCATGGAAGGCTGCGAGCCTCGATCCCATTGAGGCTCTTCGTTACGAGTAG
- a CDS encoding ABC transporter permease, with translation MNIFEAVKISLKSLWASKLRSILTLLGVVIGVSSVIAVITLVNGANKFVATKISGYGSDTFTIKKTPSVITSGEEWLKFQKRKNIKIDDYNAIRENCKLCITTGAMIGDTTRVVYGKQSSTGTNLRGWTWTMPGISNLNVVEGRSLTEMDEKQALHVAIIGYDIIDNLMPGIDPIGKEIRVDGVPYTVVGVGERQGKTLGNSQDNYVDIPLSSYMQTHGTNTTIDIYAKAGTAPGALSNASDEARVIMRARRHDAPGSEDSFSVETNDTFVGIWKSISSTFAAVVVGIASISLVVGGIVIMNIMLVSVTERTREIGVRKALGAKRKDVMLQFLIESGTMSMIGGIIGVMLGVGTAKAITLIVGFPTDVQIWSVLLGLFMATAVGVFFGVYPARKAATLDPIVALRSEL, from the coding sequence ATGAATATTTTTGAGGCAGTCAAAATATCGCTGAAGTCGCTCTGGGCGAGCAAGCTGCGCTCCATCCTCACGCTGCTCGGAGTCGTCATCGGCGTTTCCTCGGTCATCGCCGTGATCACGCTGGTCAATGGAGCGAATAAGTTCGTCGCCACCAAAATATCCGGCTATGGTTCCGATACCTTCACCATCAAGAAGACCCCCTCCGTCATCACCAGCGGGGAAGAGTGGCTCAAGTTCCAGAAGCGCAAGAACATCAAGATCGACGACTACAATGCCATCCGCGAGAACTGCAAGCTCTGCATCACTACCGGAGCGATGATCGGCGACACGACCCGCGTCGTCTATGGCAAGCAGTCCAGCACCGGGACCAACCTTCGCGGCTGGACGTGGACCATGCCCGGCATCTCCAACCTCAACGTGGTGGAGGGCCGCTCCCTAACCGAGATGGACGAGAAGCAGGCCCTGCACGTCGCGATCATCGGGTATGACATCATCGATAACCTCATGCCGGGCATCGATCCCATCGGCAAGGAGATTCGCGTCGATGGCGTCCCCTACACCGTCGTTGGAGTTGGCGAGCGCCAGGGAAAGACCCTCGGCAACAGTCAGGACAACTACGTCGATATCCCGCTCTCCAGCTACATGCAGACGCATGGCACGAACACCACCATCGACATCTATGCCAAGGCCGGCACTGCGCCCGGTGCGCTCTCCAATGCCTCTGACGAGGCCCGCGTCATCATGCGCGCGCGCCGCCACGACGCTCCCGGCAGCGAGGACAGCTTTTCGGTCGAGACGAATGACACTTTTGTCGGCATCTGGAAGAGCATCAGCTCCACCTTTGCCGCCGTCGTGGTCGGCATCGCCTCCATCTCCCTGGTCGTTGGCGGCATCGTGATCATGAACATCATGCTTGTCTCCGTCACCGAGCGCACCCGCGAGATCGGCGTTCGCAAAGCCCTCGGGGCAAAGCGCAAAGACGTCATGCTCCAGTTTCTGATTGAGTCCGGAACCATGTCGATGATTGGTGGGATCATCGGCGTCATGCTTGGCGTCGGCACCGCCAAGGCCATTACGCTGATCGTCGGTTTTCCCACCGACGTGCAGATCTGGTCGGTTCTGCTCGGTCTATTTATGGCCACCGCGGTGGGCGTCTTCTTTGGCGTCTACCCGGCTCGCAAGGCCGCCACATTGGATCCTATCGTTGCGCTTCGGTCGGAGCTGTAG
- the glyA gene encoding serine hydroxymethyltransferase, whose product MSSSMQLPLAQVDPQIAAAIENETRRQHEGLEMIASENFVSQAVLEAAGSVFTNKYAEGYPGRRYYGGCEYADLVESLARDRAKEIFGAEHVNVQPHSGSQANAAAYMSVLQPGDKILGLDLAHGGHLTHGHKLNFSGKLYHVASYGVRRDTEVVDYDELEQIAEREHPKLIIGGGSAYPRLWDFARMRQIADKVGAIYLVDMAHFAGLVAGGVHPSPVPHAHIVTTTTHKTLRGPRAGMILSQAQFAKEIDRCVFPGQQGGPLVHIIAAKAVAFHEAQQPEFKQYAAQIVKNAKALAESLSAEGYRLVAGGTDTHLILMDVFVKGILGNEAEFALGEAGITVNKNAIPYDTNPPMKPSGIRIGTPALTTRGMKEAEMKIIGKWITEALNHRSDPQALARIKRDVLALAEQFPLYSWRRTPEAVAAN is encoded by the coding sequence ATGTCTTCATCGATGCAACTTCCTCTTGCCCAGGTCGATCCGCAGATCGCGGCTGCCATTGAGAACGAAACCCGACGTCAGCACGAAGGGCTGGAGATGATTGCCTCCGAAAACTTCGTCAGCCAGGCCGTGCTCGAAGCCGCCGGTTCCGTCTTCACCAACAAGTATGCCGAGGGGTATCCCGGCAGGCGTTACTACGGTGGATGCGAGTATGCCGACCTCGTCGAAAGCCTCGCCCGCGACCGTGCCAAGGAGATCTTCGGCGCCGAGCACGTGAATGTGCAGCCTCACTCCGGCTCCCAGGCCAATGCCGCTGCCTATATGTCCGTCTTGCAGCCCGGCGATAAGATACTCGGCCTCGATCTGGCCCATGGCGGCCATCTCACGCACGGGCATAAGCTGAACTTCTCCGGCAAGCTTTACCACGTGGCTTCCTACGGCGTTCGCCGGGATACCGAGGTTGTCGATTATGACGAACTCGAGCAGATCGCGGAGCGCGAGCACCCCAAACTCATCATCGGTGGCGGCAGTGCTTATCCCCGCCTATGGGATTTTGCCCGTATGCGCCAGATCGCCGATAAGGTTGGAGCCATCTACCTGGTGGATATGGCGCACTTTGCCGGACTGGTTGCCGGCGGCGTGCATCCTTCTCCCGTGCCCCACGCGCACATCGTCACTACAACGACCCATAAGACGCTCCGCGGTCCTCGCGCCGGCATGATCCTTTCCCAGGCGCAGTTCGCCAAGGAGATCGACCGCTGCGTCTTCCCTGGCCAGCAGGGAGGTCCGCTGGTGCACATCATCGCCGCCAAGGCAGTTGCTTTCCATGAGGCGCAACAGCCGGAGTTCAAGCAGTACGCCGCGCAGATCGTCAAGAACGCCAAGGCGCTCGCCGAGTCGCTGAGCGCTGAGGGCTACCGCCTGGTTGCTGGCGGCACGGATACCCACCTCATTCTGATGGATGTCTTCGTCAAGGGTATCCTCGGTAATGAGGCCGAGTTCGCGCTGGGCGAGGCCGGTATCACGGTCAATAAGAACGCCATTCCCTACGACACCAATCCACCGATGAAGCCAAGCGGCATCCGCATCGGCACGCCCGCGCTCACCACCCGCGGCATGAAGGAAGCGGAGATGAAGATCATCGGCAAGTGGATCACCGAGGCGCTCAATCACCGCAGCGATCCCCAGGCCCTTGCCCGCATCAAGCGCGATGTCCTTGCCCTGGCCGAGCAGTTTCCCCTCTATAGCTGGCGCCGGACGCCAGAGGCAGTCGCCGCCAACTAA
- the hpnI gene encoding bacteriohopanetetrol glucosamine biosynthesis glycosyltransferase HpnI, protein MLATAVEAITTVLTLSGLGYYLLALWSARDFHRSLSRPQPVFHPPVSILKPVKGLDPEMYASFASHCRQDYPGEYEILFGVSSMDDPAVAAVRQLQAEFPQREIHLILCPEIRGANGKVSNLTQILPHARYDYLLINDSDIKVTPQYLSRILAGFQMPQSPEARVGMVTAAYRGRAAKTIGSRMEALGISTDFIAGVLTARKIENGIHFGLGSTLAVSREALDASGGLLPLVDYLADDFELGLRIANAGYQVVLSTEVVETFLPAYDFSHFLAHQLRWSRSTRDSRKLGYAGVMFTFGLPWAIANIIASGCSLPSLAIFSITLAARVALALNVGVGILNDRQVLRDLWLLVPRDIAGLGIWIWSYAGHTIAWRGEHFYLRNGKLERLTPRAEA, encoded by the coding sequence ATGCTTGCAACAGCGGTGGAAGCCATCACGACCGTACTGACCTTGTCGGGCCTGGGTTACTACCTGCTCGCCTTGTGGAGCGCGCGCGACTTCCACCGCAGCCTCTCCCGGCCCCAGCCTGTCTTTCATCCCCCGGTCAGTATCCTCAAACCGGTCAAGGGACTCGATCCCGAGATGTATGCCAGCTTTGCCAGCCACTGCCGCCAGGACTACCCCGGCGAGTATGAGATTCTCTTCGGTGTAAGCAGCATGGACGATCCTGCCGTCGCTGCCGTCCGGCAACTGCAGGCCGAGTTTCCCCAGCGGGAGATCCATCTCATCCTGTGCCCGGAGATCCGCGGGGCCAATGGCAAGGTCAGCAACCTTACCCAGATCCTTCCGCATGCGCGCTACGACTATCTGCTCATCAACGACAGCGATATCAAGGTAACGCCGCAATATCTGTCGCGCATCCTCGCGGGCTTCCAGATGCCGCAATCGCCCGAAGCCCGGGTCGGCATGGTCACCGCTGCCTATCGTGGCCGCGCCGCAAAGACCATTGGCTCCCGTATGGAGGCGCTTGGTATCTCCACCGATTTCATCGCCGGAGTCCTTACCGCGCGCAAGATTGAGAACGGCATCCACTTCGGCCTGGGCTCAACTCTTGCCGTTTCCCGCGAGGCGCTCGACGCCTCCGGAGGGCTGCTGCCCCTGGTCGATTACCTGGCCGATGATTTTGAACTGGGACTTCGCATCGCGAACGCGGGCTATCAGGTTGTCCTCAGCACTGAGGTGGTGGAAACCTTTCTGCCCGCCTATGACTTCAGCCATTTCCTCGCGCATCAGTTACGCTGGTCTCGCAGCACCCGCGATTCGCGCAAACTCGGCTATGCCGGCGTGATGTTTACGTTCGGCCTGCCCTGGGCCATCGCCAACATCATTGCCTCAGGATGCAGCCTGCCCAGCCTTGCGATCTTCAGCATCACCCTGGCCGCACGTGTCGCCCTTGCGCTCAACGTCGGTGTCGGCATCCTCAACGACCGCCAGGTTCTGCGCGATCTGTGGCTGCTGGTGCCGCGTGACATTGCGGGCCTTGGCATCTGGATCTGGAGCTACGCTGGCCACACCATCGCCTGGCGCGGAGAACACTTCTATCTGCGCAACGGCAAGCTGGAACGCCTGACCCCGCGCGCCGAAGCCTAG
- a CDS encoding DNA-3-methyladenine glycosylase, whose product MNDGRRPVRYNASLACEQLAQADPRLGRLIAQAGPFTLRTKSSHSPFEALLESIVYQQLHGKAAAAILRRLLTIFGEIHPQPEQIVAVPDELLRAAGLSAAKTLAIRDLAAKTLDGTVPTLAQIRRLSDAEIVERLTEVRGIGPWTVEMLLIFRLGRPDVLPVSDYGVRRGFALTFGKLPKGEKTVTAAMLPTPAEMEKRGKRWKPWRSVASWYLWRACDLADGTMIPS is encoded by the coding sequence ATGAACGATGGCCGTCGTCCAGTACGGTACAACGCGTCCCTTGCCTGTGAACAACTGGCGCAGGCTGACCCTCGGCTGGGACGGCTGATTGCGCAGGCGGGTCCTTTCACTCTGCGGACGAAAAGCTCGCACTCCCCGTTCGAGGCGCTGCTGGAGTCGATTGTGTATCAGCAACTCCACGGCAAAGCTGCTGCGGCTATTTTGCGCCGACTACTGACGATATTTGGAGAAATTCATCCCCAACCGGAGCAGATAGTTGCTGTTCCGGACGAATTGCTGCGCGCAGCCGGCCTCTCCGCCGCAAAGACCCTGGCGATCCGCGACCTGGCGGCGAAGACGCTGGATGGAACCGTGCCCACGCTGGCGCAGATTCGCCGTCTGAGCGATGCGGAGATCGTCGAGCGCCTGACTGAGGTGCGAGGCATCGGACCCTGGACCGTGGAGATGCTGCTGATCTTCCGCCTGGGACGACCGGATGTGCTGCCGGTAAGCGACTACGGAGTACGGCGGGGATTTGCCCTGACCTTTGGCAAGCTGCCGAAGGGAGAGAAGACGGTAACGGCGGCGATGCTGCCAACTCCGGCGGAGATGGAGAAACGCGGCAAGCGGTGGAAGCCGTGGCGCTCCGTGGCAAGCTGGTACCTTTGGCGGGCCTGCGATCTGGCAGACGGAACGATGATCCCTTCCTAG
- a CDS encoding glycosyltransferase family 39 protein: protein MAALKTAKRLLLGILGVWVLLYASFSLFVPPLLDDADSVHAEVAREMVVSHDWTTLHANGIRYLEKAPLMYWSMAASFRLFGVSDWSARLPLALYSLALFFVIFLLGERMFANTAAGFYAALLLMTSVGIFIFGHLILPDVMLCLWMTLAMFFFWRSLYEERPSLWTAVGFGVACALNVLTKGIIGILFPLAVVFLFLLITRNLKHLFRWHVAVGVVVFLLIAVPWHILAGLANPTQGHPVGLLPTQGNVRGFFWFYFVNEHVLRFLNLRIPRDYDTVPLLLFWGLLLIWMVPWFAFAIRPLLRVPFRKALARQPLDRADQRRVFLTLWFLVIMLFFSFSTRQEYYVLPALPAVALLAAGWLAADEKEVQGETGLRIARWLFAFGMVGAGMAIYLALRGHTPAPGTDLSTLLNQHPEDYALSFGHFLDLNLDAMGAFRLPLVLVALSLVVGTMTNLWLRFKDKRRLANCFLVGMMCGILIAAHIALAIFSPVLSSQVLALAIRAELAPEDLVVLNSEYEAGSSVAFYLDRQVYILNGRSSNLWYGSFFSDAPDIFKHEDWLAERWNGPERVFVFTEAGKMPPVPGPSYVVAKSGGKEIVSNEPNSGGAEF, encoded by the coding sequence ATGGCAGCACTGAAAACGGCAAAGCGGCTTCTTCTCGGAATCCTGGGTGTGTGGGTTCTGTTGTACGCCTCGTTCTCTCTGTTTGTTCCTCCGCTGCTGGACGACGCGGACTCGGTGCATGCCGAGGTGGCGCGTGAGATGGTTGTCAGCCACGACTGGACAACATTGCACGCAAACGGCATCCGCTACCTCGAGAAGGCTCCGCTGATGTACTGGAGCATGGCGGCAAGCTTCCGCCTGTTCGGAGTGTCGGACTGGTCCGCGCGCCTGCCCTTGGCGCTCTACTCGCTGGCCCTGTTCTTCGTAATCTTTCTGCTGGGTGAGCGAATGTTCGCGAACACCGCGGCAGGCTTCTACGCGGCACTCCTGCTGATGACCTCGGTCGGCATCTTTATCTTTGGCCACCTGATTCTGCCGGATGTCATGCTGTGCCTGTGGATGACGCTGGCGATGTTTTTCTTCTGGCGGTCCCTGTATGAGGAGCGGCCTTCCCTATGGACCGCTGTCGGGTTTGGTGTCGCCTGCGCCCTGAATGTGCTGACGAAGGGCATCATCGGCATCCTGTTTCCGCTGGCCGTGGTGTTCCTCTTCCTGCTGATCACGCGCAATCTGAAGCACCTCTTTCGCTGGCACGTGGCGGTCGGCGTCGTAGTCTTCCTGCTGATCGCGGTGCCATGGCACATTCTGGCGGGGCTGGCGAATCCCACGCAGGGGCACCCCGTGGGCCTGCTGCCGACGCAGGGAAACGTCCGGGGATTCTTCTGGTTTTACTTCGTCAATGAGCATGTGCTGCGCTTCCTGAACCTGCGGATTCCGCGGGACTACGACACGGTGCCCCTGCTGCTTTTCTGGGGCCTGCTGCTGATATGGATGGTGCCGTGGTTTGCCTTCGCGATCCGGCCGCTGTTGCGGGTTCCCTTTCGCAAGGCTCTGGCCAGGCAGCCGCTCGACCGAGCGGATCAGCGCAGAGTCTTTCTGACGCTCTGGTTCCTGGTGATCATGCTCTTCTTCAGCTTCTCCACGCGGCAGGAGTACTACGTGCTGCCCGCGTTGCCGGCGGTGGCGCTGCTGGCGGCTGGCTGGCTGGCCGCCGACGAGAAAGAGGTACAGGGCGAAACCGGATTGCGCATTGCAAGATGGCTGTTTGCCTTCGGCATGGTTGGCGCGGGAATGGCAATCTACCTTGCGCTGCGGGGGCATACACCAGCTCCGGGAACCGATCTCTCTACCCTGCTGAACCAGCATCCCGAGGACTATGCCCTGTCGTTTGGGCACTTTCTCGATCTGAACCTGGATGCAATGGGAGCCTTCCGGCTGCCGTTGGTGCTGGTGGCGCTGTCGCTGGTGGTGGGAACCATGACGAACCTGTGGCTGCGCTTCAAGGACAAGCGGCGACTCGCAAACTGCTTCCTGGTGGGGATGATGTGCGGGATCCTGATCGCTGCGCACATCGCGCTGGCGATCTTTTCGCCGGTGCTCTCGTCGCAGGTGCTGGCGCTGGCGATTCGCGCCGAACTGGCTCCAGAAGATCTCGTGGTGCTGAACAGCGAGTATGAGGCCGGATCGTCGGTTGCGTTTTACCTGGATCGACAGGTCTACATCCTGAACGGCAGAAGCTCAAATCTCTGGTATGGCTCGTTCTTCTCCGATGCACCGGACATCTTCAAACACGAGGACTGGCTGGCAGAACGATGGAACGGGCCGGAGCGGGTCTTCGTGTTTACCGAGGCAGGCAAGATGCCTCCCGTGCCGGGGCCGAGTTACGTGGTAGCGAAGAGCGGCGGCAAAGAGATTGTCAGTAACGAACCCAACTCGGGCGGAGCCGAATTTTAG